A window from Citrus sinensis cultivar Valencia sweet orange chromosome 3, DVS_A1.0, whole genome shotgun sequence encodes these proteins:
- the LOC102609400 gene encoding 40S ribosomal protein S24-1, which translates to MADTKAVTLRTRKFMTNRLLSRKQFVIDVLHPGRANVSKAELKEKLARMYEVKDPNAIFVFKFRTHFGGGKSTGFGLIYDSVENAKKFEPKYRLIRNGLDTKVEKSRKQLKERKNRAKKIRGVKKTKASDAAKKK; encoded by the exons ATGGCGGATACTAAGGCAGTGACTTTACGTACGAGGAAGTTCATGACTAACCGTCTTCTGTCTAGGAAACAATTC GTCATTGACGTTTTGCATCCCGGAAGAGCAAATGTTTCCAAG GCGGAGTTGAAGGAGAAGCTGGCGAGGATGTATGAAGTTAAGGATCCAAATGCTATCTTTGTTTTCAAGTTCAGAACCCATTTTGGAGGAGGAAAGTCCACTGGTTTCGGTTTGATTTATGATTCTGTTGAGAATGCAAAGAAGTTTGAGCCAAAGTACAGGCTAATTCGC AATGGATTGGATACGAAGGTAGAGAAATCAAGAAAGCAGttgaaggaaagaaagaaCAGAGCCAAGAAGATACGAGGAGTAAAGAAG ACAAAGGCCAGTGATGCTGCAAAGAAGAAGTGA
- the LOC102609668 gene encoding uncharacterized protein LOC102609668: protein MGRPSSTIEIPDRRRRSGGYPSDSENSPVYRYRSPFRSRSRSRSRSYSPKYRSPRRRRSPSPGRRRSPSPGRRRSPSPGRRRSPSPGRRRSPVGSNYETLDSLPKRFGKSNRDYRNGHDVESDSDEELKGLNFMEYRWRKRQKMRKSLKHCFWTATPSPPRYENDDLEDDKPDEILEKYGGDDSSGKEKDDSEAEHSKRSASASESDDPRSRKNRKKIESESESDDSRSRKKRKSRRSKPKSRKPSESEDDESDSDEEEDRRRRKRRGRRHKNRSSSKRKTSRRKSRYSDSDESDSRGSETEQSDASQSSDDDNGKLKKPKLSLSKRSKKEQKSESESDESLGSEQKMDDGAKQAEINAEVLKFKEMIESQKKPALDNEPAVGPMPLPRAEGHISYGGALRPGEGDAIAQYVQQGKRIPRRGEVGLSAEEIQKFESLGYVMSGSRHQRMNAIRIRKENQVYSAEDKRALAMFNYEEKAKREHKVMADLQRLVQRHIGQDVGPTHDPFGGKDGGET, encoded by the coding sequence ATGGGCCGTCCATCATCCACCATCGAAATCCCAGACAGACGCCGCCGTTCCGGCGGCTACCCCTCGGACTCCGAAAATTCACCCGTTTACCGGTACCGCTCTCCCTTCCGCTCCCGCTCCCGTTCCCGTTCCCGCTCATATTCACCGAAATATCGAAGCCCTAGACGAAGAAGAAGTCCAAGCCCTGGACGAAGAAGAAGTCCAAGCCCTGGACGAAGAAGAAGTCCAAGCCCTGGACGAAGAAGAAGTCCAAGCCCTGGACGAAGAAGAAGTCCCGTAGGCAGCAATTACGAAACCCTAGACTCGTTGCCGAAAAGATTTGGCAAGAGCAACCGAGATTATAGGAACGGGCATGACGTAGAGTCGGATTCCGACGAGGAATTGAAGGGGCTGAACTTTATGGAGTACAGGTGGCGAAAGAGGCAGAAGATGCGTAAATCCTTGAAACACTGTTTCTGGACCGCCACGCCGAGTCCTCCGAGATACGAGAACGATGACTTGGAGGACGATAAACCTGATGAGATTTTGGAGAAATACGGAGGTGATGATTCGAGTGGGAAAGAAAAAGACGATTCTGAAGCTGAGCATTCGAAGAGGAGTGCGTCTGCTTCTGAATCTGATGATCCGCGGTCTAGGAAGAATAGGAAAAAGATTGAATCCGAGTCTGAATCGGATGATTCAAGGTCtaggaagaagagaaagagtaGGAGATCGAAGCCGAAGAGTAGAAAACCTAGTGAATCAGAAGATGATGAGAGCGATTCTGATGAGGAAGAGGATAGACGCAGGAGAAAGAGACGAGGTAGACGGCACAAGAATAGAAGCAGCAGTAAAAGAAAGACAAGTAGGAGGAAGAGTAGGTACAGTGATTCGGATGAGAGCGATAGTCGGGGCAGCGAAACTGAGCAATCTGATGCCAGTCAGTCttctgatgatgataatgGGAAATTGAAGAAGCCCAAGCTTTCTCTGTCTAAACGGAGTAAGAAAGAGCAGAAGTCAGAAAGTGAGAGTGATGAGAGTTTAGGTTCTGAACAGAAAATGGACGATGGGGCTAAGCAGGCTGAAATCAATGCTGAGGTGCTCAAGTTTAAGGAAATGATTGAGTCTCAGAAGAAGCCAGCTTTAGATAATGAACCGGCGGTGGGTCCAATGCCACTGCCTAGAGCTGAAGGGCATATTAGTTATGGTGGTGCACTTAGGCCTGGAGAAGGTGATGCCATTGCACAGTACGTGCAGCAAGGGAAGCGTATACCACGAAGAGGTGAAGTGGGTCTATCTGCTGAGGAGATTCAGAAATTTGAGAGTCTTGGGTATGTGATGAGTGGTAGTAGGCATCAGAGAATGAATGCTATTCGTATTAGGAAGGAAAACCAGGTTTATAGTGCAGAGGACAAGCGAGCATTAGCAATGTTTAACTATGAGGAGAAGGCAAAACGCGAGC